The following proteins are encoded in a genomic region of Candidatus Methylacidiphilales bacterium:
- the queG gene encoding tRNA epoxyqueuosine(34) reductase QueG, translating to MPQTLKQELQVEALQVGFDVCGVAAADPFQGAEYLQAWLDDGKAGDMASWLGRDPASRITPSSLLPGVKSIIMLGLNYYQPRPSQRGRIATYALGRDYHDLIPPKLDALDSWLKARGGIQRRAVDTSAILEKSAAARAGIGWTGKSTMLVHPKKGTWLFLAEILTTLEIEPDRPLRDHCGSCSRCMAACPTSAITAPYQLDASRCIAYLTIEHKGPIPEEFREKIGDRVYGCEECLDVCPWNRWARQTREEGLRAIERPDLRAMLGWDDATFRKEFRGTPIFRLKRNRWLRNVCVVLGNIGTADDLPALKQAAADPDPLISEHALWAVGRVEGRS from the coding sequence GTGCCGCAAACCCTCAAACAAGAACTTCAGGTTGAAGCCCTGCAGGTTGGTTTCGATGTTTGCGGGGTTGCCGCTGCCGATCCCTTTCAAGGCGCGGAATACCTGCAAGCCTGGCTGGACGATGGGAAAGCCGGTGACATGGCCTCCTGGCTGGGCCGCGATCCGGCATCCCGAATCACGCCGTCGTCGCTTTTGCCGGGCGTGAAAAGCATCATCATGCTGGGCTTGAATTATTATCAGCCCCGTCCGTCGCAACGCGGACGCATCGCAACCTATGCGCTGGGTCGTGACTATCATGACTTGATTCCGCCGAAGCTTGACGCACTGGATTCCTGGCTGAAAGCGAGGGGGGGCATTCAACGCCGCGCAGTGGACACCTCCGCCATCCTCGAAAAATCCGCCGCCGCGCGCGCCGGAATCGGCTGGACGGGCAAAAGCACGATGCTGGTCCATCCCAAAAAAGGGACATGGCTCTTCCTGGCTGAAATATTGACCACGCTCGAAATCGAGCCGGATCGCCCGTTGCGGGACCATTGCGGGTCTTGCAGCCGCTGCATGGCCGCCTGCCCGACGTCGGCCATCACCGCTCCCTATCAACTCGATGCAAGCCGATGCATCGCTTACCTGACCATTGAGCACAAGGGCCCCATTCCGGAGGAGTTCCGGGAAAAGATCGGGGATCGCGTCTATGGCTGCGAGGAATGCCTGGACGTTTGTCCCTGGAACCGTTGGGCGAGGCAAACACGGGAGGAAGGGCTGCGGGCCATTGAACGCCCGGATTTGCGCGCCATGCTGGGATGGGATGACGCCACGTTCCGGAAGGAATTCCGGGGCACGCCGATTTTCCGCCTCAAGCGCAACCGCTGGCTGCGCAATGTCTGTGTGGTCCTTGGCAATATCGGCACGGCGGACGATCTGCCGGCCCTGAAACAGGCGGCGGCGGACCCGGATCCCTTGATTTCAGAACACGCGCTTTGGGCGGTCGGGCGGGTCGAAGGCAGGAGTTAA
- a CDS encoding RNA polymerase sigma factor RpoD/SigA yields the protein MSSNFYSPTASVESYLKQIAQYSLITREEEIVLANKIHKGDKRALEMLIQANLRLVVKIALEYVGLGLPLPDLISEGNIGLMRAAELFDPKVGAKFSTYGALWIKQRIRRAITNQSKAVRVPVWKVQLLRKMQISTDELVSQLGRQPSDAEIAGNASLDVGDVTRARSAIIQVVSLDSSPHNDEGNETTLSNTLPDEATADPSTGMANKELMENALASLNILSDKELKILAMRFGLNGGEEQTLEEIGKDFSVSRERVRQLQEIALTKLRRQLSDEAGKHQAAAESRRHYRKVHERLGALFPSTRKGVKKSRAVKGLAGSKK from the coding sequence ATGAGCTCGAATTTCTATTCTCCCACGGCCTCGGTTGAAAGTTATCTCAAACAGATTGCCCAATACTCGCTCATTACCCGCGAGGAGGAAATTGTTCTGGCTAACAAAATCCACAAGGGTGACAAGCGGGCGCTTGAGATGTTGATCCAAGCCAACCTGAGATTGGTCGTAAAAATTGCGCTTGAATACGTCGGGCTTGGCCTGCCGCTTCCGGATTTGATTTCAGAAGGCAATATCGGGCTCATGCGCGCGGCCGAACTGTTCGACCCCAAAGTCGGGGCAAAGTTCAGCACCTATGGCGCGCTCTGGATCAAGCAGCGCATTCGCCGGGCCATCACCAATCAATCCAAGGCGGTGCGTGTACCGGTTTGGAAGGTGCAGCTTTTGCGCAAAATGCAAATCTCGACGGATGAATTGGTTTCCCAACTGGGCCGCCAGCCTTCCGATGCGGAGATCGCCGGCAACGCCAGCCTGGATGTGGGGGACGTGACGCGCGCGCGCAGCGCCATCATACAGGTTGTTTCCCTCGACTCCAGTCCACACAACGATGAGGGAAATGAAACCACGCTTTCCAACACACTTCCGGACGAGGCCACGGCCGATCCGTCAACCGGAATGGCAAACAAGGAACTGATGGAAAACGCGCTGGCATCCCTCAACATCCTGAGCGACAAGGAACTTAAAATCCTGGCCATGCGTTTCGGGCTCAACGGAGGCGAGGAACAGACGCTTGAGGAAATCGGGAAGGATTTCAGCGTGAGCCGCGAACGGGTCCGCCAGCTTCAGGAAATTGCACTAACGAAGTTGCGTCGCCAACTTTCGGACGAAGCCGGCAAGCACCAGGCCGCCGCCGAGAGCCGGCGCCACTACCGCAAGGTCCATGAGCGTTTGGGCGCCCTTTTTCCCTCGACTCGGAAGGGCGTGAAAAAGTCGCGCGCTGTCAAGGGACTGGCGGGATCCAAGAAATAA
- a CDS encoding sodium:proton antiporter gives MFEPFLSTATVQAADPSPWMLLPFAALLLAIAIMPFANLHWWERHYEKVSLLLGAITVFIYLVVLRNQTAVLHTALDYVSFMALIGSLFVVAGGIHISVKGEASPARNCLFLLIGAVLANIIGTTGASMLMIRPWIRMNKYRITAYHTVFFIFIISNVSGCLTPIGDPPLFLGFLKGIPFWWTLHHLWIPWAVVLALLLTVFYFFDRRNFMKAPPVVRALEAGHETFKITGLHNIFFIAVVLSGIFFDPPWREGLMLSAAFGSYFTTSRQIHESNHFNFAPIREVGFLFLGIFATMMPALDYMSLHSKEFGLGSPLTYYFSCGFLSSVLDNAPTYLTFLNASFGLFVDPVIVDQVGRLAAAHGSGLGSITGTHSEAIRNTYGVLERYHADWIGSADIPRDRIETAYLLGNHSLYIIAISLGAVFFGAMTYIGNGPNLMVKSITERAGVKTPGFFGYLFKYALPILFPVLIAVGLVFLKFFPDIVR, from the coding sequence ATGTTCGAGCCATTTTTATCAACCGCCACCGTTCAGGCCGCTGATCCAAGCCCCTGGATGCTGCTGCCCTTCGCGGCATTGCTGCTGGCCATTGCCATCATGCCGTTTGCAAATCTCCACTGGTGGGAGCGGCATTATGAAAAAGTGTCCCTTCTGCTCGGCGCCATCACGGTCTTCATCTATCTTGTTGTACTCAGGAATCAGACCGCTGTTTTGCATACGGCCCTGGATTACGTCAGCTTCATGGCTCTGATCGGTTCCTTGTTCGTTGTTGCCGGCGGCATTCATATCTCTGTAAAGGGGGAAGCCTCGCCCGCCAGAAATTGCCTGTTTCTGCTTATTGGCGCTGTTCTCGCCAATATCATCGGCACAACCGGGGCTTCCATGTTGATGATCCGCCCCTGGATCCGGATGAACAAGTATCGGATTACGGCCTATCACACCGTTTTTTTCATATTCATCATCAGCAATGTGTCAGGTTGCCTGACGCCCATCGGGGACCCGCCACTTTTTCTCGGGTTTCTCAAAGGCATTCCATTCTGGTGGACCCTGCATCATCTCTGGATTCCCTGGGCCGTGGTCCTGGCTTTGCTTCTGACGGTCTTTTATTTTTTCGACCGCCGGAATTTTATGAAAGCTCCTCCTGTTGTCCGCGCTCTGGAAGCCGGACATGAAACCTTCAAAATCACCGGATTGCACAATATCTTTTTCATCGCTGTGGTTCTTTCGGGGATTTTTTTCGATCCTCCCTGGAGGGAAGGCCTGATGCTCTCGGCCGCTTTTGGCTCTTATTTCACAACGAGCCGGCAGATTCATGAGTCGAACCATTTCAACTTTGCCCCCATCCGCGAGGTTGGATTTCTTTTCCTTGGAATTTTCGCCACCATGATGCCGGCGCTCGACTACATGAGCCTTCACTCGAAAGAGTTTGGGCTTGGCTCCCCGCTGACCTATTATTTCAGTTGCGGCTTTCTTTCCAGCGTATTGGACAACGCCCCGACCTACCTGACATTTCTAAACGCGTCATTTGGCTTGTTTGTGGATCCTGTAATCGTGGATCAGGTGGGCCGCCTTGCCGCGGCTCATGGCTCCGGTTTGGGAAGCATCACCGGGACCCATTCCGAAGCCATCCGAAACACCTATGGGGTTCTTGAGCGGTACCACGCCGATTGGATCGGCTCCGCTGATATCCCGCGGGACAGGATCGAAACGGCTTATCTGCTCGGCAATCACAGCCTGTATATCATTGCCATTTCACTGGGAGCGGTATTTTTTGGCGCGATGACTTATATTGGAAACGGGCCCAACCTGATGGTGAAATCCATAACGGAACGGGCCGGAGTGAAGACGCCCGGATTTTTCGGCTATCTTTTCAAATATGCGCTGCCGATTTTATTCCCGGTCCTGATTGCAGTGGGCCTGGTTTTTCTGAAATTTTTTCCTGACATCGTACGGTAA